A window of Ipomoea triloba cultivar NCNSP0323 chromosome 2, ASM357664v1 contains these coding sequences:
- the LOC116011222 gene encoding protein LAZY 1-like: protein MKIFDWIHGKIHGKQSVSKPNPNTTPYASHASEKEEFSDWPNGLLAIGTFGNNTAKDSAEKSSKNLQETPSSSCEDQQDQELTAEEVGELSKELKLLVHKHSVNGSEKDKVALQKLFDCLQNMEEDEEETAITELISESCGKEESTKQHGKEVQMEDKSSSHISKKSLSFLLKKAILCRGGFQFTPPPPPPPPLPLRERFPAETKFEKSRMEKILRAILHKKIYPQASNPRAATKKYLDNNLYLCENTDDDSEDEAVGKQASEGRSKWVKTDSDFIVLEI, encoded by the exons ATGAAG ATCTTTGATTGGATTCATGGAAAGATCCATGGAAAGCAATCTGTCAGCAAACCAAATCCAAATACAACTCCCT ATGCATCTCATGCAAGTGAGAAAGAAGAATTCAGTGACTGGCCTAATGGGTTACTAGCAATTGGGACATTTGGGAATAACACTGCAAAAGATTCTGCAGAAAAGTCCAGCAAAAATCTTCAAGAAACTCCTTCTTCCTCCTGTGAAGATCAGCAGGATCAAGAATTGACAGCTGAAGAAGTTGGGGAGCTGAGCAAAGAGCTGAAGCTTCTGGTGCATAAACACTCAGTGAATGGATCAGAAAAGGACAAAGTGGCACTACAGAAGCTGTTTGACTGTCTGCAGAACatggaggaagatgaagaagaaacaGCCATCACAGAGCTGATTTCTGAGAGTTGTGGGAAAGAAGAAAGCACCAAACAGCATGGCAAAGAAGTTCAAATGGAAGACAAAAGCAGCAGCCACATTAGCAAAAAGTCTCTATctttcctcctcaagaaggcgATTCTCTGTCGAGGCGGCTTCCAATTCACTCCTCctcctccccctccccctcctcTCCCTCTCAGGGAAAGGTTTCCAGCAGAGACGAAATTCGAGAAATCAAGAATGGAGAAG ATTCTGAGAGCTATTTTGCACAAAAAGATATACCCCCAGGCATCCAATCCAAGGGCTGCAACCAAAAAGTATCTGGATAACAACTTGTATTTATGTGAGAATACTGATGATGATAGTGAAGATGAAGCAGTGGGGAAGCAGGCCAGTGAGGGAAGGAGCAAATGGGTGAAGACAGATTCTGATT TCATTGTTCTGGAGATCtga
- the LOC116003871 gene encoding sm-like protein LSM1B encodes MDGIVGHTSSNGSMSWSGSDHTTFLSSSIASYLDRKILVLLRDGRKLFGTFRSFDQYANVVLEGVCERVIVGNLYSDIPLGLYIVRGENVVLIGELGSSEEELPQHMIHVSVTEIRRAQRAEKEAADLKGSMRTRMEFLDFD; translated from the exons ATGGATGGCATAGTTGGCCATACAAGTTCGAATGGTTCCATGTCTTGGTCAGGTTCAGATCACACcacatttctttcttcttccattGCTAGCTATCTTGATA gaaaaattcTTGTGCTGTTGAGAGATGGCAGGAAGCTGTTTGGGACATTCCGGTCTTTTGATCAATATG CAAATGTTGTGTTAGAAGGTGTTTGTGAGAGGGTGATTGTTGGGAATCTGTACAGTGACATTCCCTTGGGACTGTACATCGTTCGTGGTGAAAATGTTGTCTTGATTGGAGAACTG ggCTCGTCAGAGGAGgagcttccgcagcatatgatTCACGTCTCAGTGACGGAAATCAGGAGG GCACAGAGGGCAGAAAAGGAAGCTGCAGATTTGAAGGGAAGCATGAGAACGAGAATGGAATTTCTTGATTTTGATTGA